Below is a genomic region from Neisseria arctica.
AATCAATATAATAGGCATGACAAACTTTCTACGCGCGCATATTCAGAAGCGCACTCGTGGTGTAAAATACGGTAATTTTATCAAATAACGCCAAACTCGTGGCGGCCATTCTCAATAAGTAAGGAAGTACATGTTAGATAATTTAACAAGCCGCTTTAGTAATGTATTTAAAAACATTCGCGGACAATCAAAACTCACAGAAGATAATATCAAAGAAGCATTGCGTGAGGTACGTTTGGCATTATTAGAAGCTGATGTTGCCCTACCTATAGTTAAAGATTTTGTAAACAGTGTAAAAGAAAAAGCCCTCGGCCATGAAATCGCCGATAGCCTCACGCCTGACCAAGCATTTATCGGAGTCGTAAATGAAGCGCTGGTCGAGTTGATGGGTAAGGAAAACCACAGCCTGAATTTAGCCGTTTCGCCACCTGCCGTCGTGTTAATGGCAGGCCTGCAGGGGGCGGGTAAGACAACTACGGTAGGCAAACTCTCCCGCCTATTGAAAAATGACCACAAGAAAAAAATCCTTGTGGTCTCCGCCGACGTTTACCGCCCTGCTGCAATCGAGCAGCTAAAACTCCTCGCAAACCAAGTAGGCGTTGACTTCTTCCCCTCCAGCACAGAACAAAAACCAGTAGAGATTGCCCGTGCAGCAGTCGATTATGCAAAGAAACATTTCTATGATGTTCTTATGGTCGATACAGCCGGTCGCTTAGCTATTGATGAAGAAATGATGGCCGAGATTAAAGCACTACATGCAGCCGTCAACCCGGTCGAAACTTTATTTGTCGTAGACGCCATGCTTGGGCAGGATGCCGTAAACACAGCAAAAGCTTTCAATGAGGCCTTACCGTTAACGGGCGTAATCCTAACCAAAATGGATGGTGATTCACGCGGCGGTGCGGCTCTGTCTGTCCGCCAAACTACTGGCAAACCGATTAAATTTATCGGTACGGGCGAAAAAGTTACCGGTTTGGAACCCTTCCACCCGGATCGTATTGCCAGCCGTATTTTAGGTATGGGCGATGTATTAACGCTGATTGAAGACGTACAAAAAGGAATTGATGAGGAAGTCGCTGCCAAAATGGCTAAAAAGCTGCATAAAGGCAAAGGCTTCGACTTAAATGACTTCAAAGAGCAAATTCAACAGATG
It encodes:
- the ffh gene encoding signal recognition particle protein, with protein sequence MLDNLTSRFSNVFKNIRGQSKLTEDNIKEALREVRLALLEADVALPIVKDFVNSVKEKALGHEIADSLTPDQAFIGVVNEALVELMGKENHSLNLAVSPPAVVLMAGLQGAGKTTTVGKLSRLLKNDHKKKILVVSADVYRPAAIEQLKLLANQVGVDFFPSSTEQKPVEIARAAVDYAKKHFYDVLMVDTAGRLAIDEEMMAEIKALHAAVNPVETLFVVDAMLGQDAVNTAKAFNEALPLTGVILTKMDGDSRGGAALSVRQTTGKPIKFIGTGEKVTGLEPFHPDRIASRILGMGDVLTLIEDVQKGIDEEVAAKMAKKLHKGKGFDLNDFKEQIQQMRNMGGLESIMSKMPGEIGQLSKQIPEGTAEKAMSHVEAIINSMTAKERANPSIIKASRKRRIAAGSGTSVQEVNKMLKQFEQSQQMMKMFSGKGMSKLMNLAKGMKGRFPGL